AGATAATTTTGCTCCAGTACATCCTAAAGGATGTCCGAGTGCAATTGCACCACCATTTACGTTAATGATATCTGGGTTTAGACTTAACTCTCTAATTACCGCGATAGATTGCGAAGCAAATGCTTCGTTCAATTCAATTAATTCTAAATCCGCTTGTTTTAAACCTGCTTGTTTTAATGCTTTTGGAATTGCTTTTACTGGTCCAATACCCATAATACGAGGTTCAACACCTGCTGCAGCATAATTTACCATTCTAGCAATAGGTTCTAAACCGAGTTCTTTAACCATGTCTTCACTCATAATCATTACAAAAGCAGCTCCATCACTCATTTGTGATGAGTTACCGGCTGTAACACTTCCTCCTGCAGCAAATACGGCTCTTAGTTTTGCCAACGCTTCTTTGCTAGTTCCAGCACGGGGTCCTTCATCTTTAGTTACTGTGTAAGATTTTGTTGCTTTTTTTCCATTAGCATCAATATAAGTTTGTTCTACGTTGATAGGAACAATTTGATCTTGAAAACGATTTTCAGCTTGAGCTCTCAATGCTTTCATATGTGAATTATAAGCAAATTCATCTTGGTCTTCACGAGAAACTTTAAACTGTTTGGCCACCGCTTCTGCAGTATTGCCCATTCCCCAATAATAATCTTCGTGACCCGCTTTTACTGTATCGTAATTTAGTTCTGGTTTAAAGCCTGTCATGGGTACTGAACTCATACTTTCGGCTCCACCTGCGATAATACAATCTGCCATACCAGCTTGAATTTTTGCTGTGGCAATTCCTATTGTTTCAACACCAGAAGCACAAAAACGATTTACGGTTACACCAGGAACATCTACACTATCCAATCCAATTAAAGAAATAAATCGTGCCATATTTAAACCTTGTGCACCTTCTGGCATGGCGTTACCAACAATAACGTCGTCAATACGTTTCTTGTCTAAATTAGGCAGTTCTTTCATCATGTATTTGATGGTTTCTGCGGCCAATTCATCAGTTCTTTTAAAACGGAACACGCCTTTTGGTGCTTTACCAACTGCTGTTCTATATGCTTTTACTATATATGCTGTTTTCATAGTTCTTAGTTTCTTAAAGGTTTTCCTTTGGTTAACATGTGTTGAATACGTTCTAAAGTTTTACGTTCTGTGCATAAACTTAAGAAAGCTTCACGTTCTAAATCCAATAAATACTGCTCACTCACTAGCGTTGGCTCAGATAAGTCTCCACCAGCCATTACGTAAGCTAATTTATTAGCAATTTTATGATCATGCTCACTAATGTAGTTGCTATCTTCCATAGCATCTGTACCTACAAGGAACATACCTAAGGCTTGTTTACCGAGTACTTTAACATCTGTTCTTCGAACAGGTTGTGTGTAACCCATATCTGCCATTAATTTTGCGTGTTGTTTTGCTACGGCTATTTGACGGTCTTTATTTACAACAACAATATCTTTTCCTTTTTGTAAAAGGTTAGTGTCAAAAGCTTCATTAGCAGAAGTAGATACTTTTGCCATACCAATGGTTAAGAAATGTTCTTGTAGAACATTTAACTGCACATCTCCTTTATGAAATAGGTCTGATGCTCTCAATGCCATTTCTTTAGATCCACCACCGCCGGGAATAACACCAACGCCAAACTCTACAAGGCCCATATATGTTTCTGCGGCTGCAACTACTTTATCTGCGTGTAATGACAATTCACAACCACCACCTAAAGCCATTCCATGTGGAGCAGAAATAGTTGGTATTGAAGAATAACGCATTCGCATCATAGTATCTTGGAAATATTTGATAGCCATATTAAGCTCATCATATTCTTGCTCTGCAGCCATCATGAAAATCATACCAATATTTGCACCAACAGAGAAGTTTGCGGCTTGGTTACCAATCACTAATCCAGCAAAATCTTTTTCAGCTAAGTCAATAGCTTTATTTAATCCCGCAAGAACATCACCTCCAATAGTATTCATTTTTGATTGGAACTCACAGTTTAATATTCCGTCGCCTAAATCTTCAACAACAACACCTGAGTTTTTAAACACTTCGTTTGTTTCTCTAATATTATCTAGAATAATGAAACTATCTTGTCCAGGAATTTTAGTTTGTGTTTTTGTTGGAATATCATAGAAATATGAAGAACCTTCTTTTACTGTATAAAAAGATGTATTACCAGAAGCAATCATCTCATTAACCCATGCAGCTGGCTTTAGACCTTCGGCTTTCATTAATTCGATTCCTTTTTCTACACCAATAGCATCCCAAATTTGGAAAGGACCATGTTCCCATCCAAAACCAGCTTTCATAGCATCATCAATCTTATATAGCTCATCAGAAATTTCTGGAATTCTGTTAGATACATAGGCAAATAGTGCCGTAAAGCTTTTTCTATAAAACTCACCGGCCTTATCTTTACCTTTTACTAATACTTTAAAACGGTCAACTACTTTATCAATCGTTTTCGTTAATTCTAAAGTTGCAAATTTTGCTCGTTTTGCAGAACGATATTCTAGGGTGTTTAAGTCAAGTGACAAAATTTCTTTTTGTCCTTCAGCTGAAACCGTTTTTTTATAAAATCCTTGTCCTGTTTTACTTCCTAACCATTTTTTTTCCATCATTTTGTTGATGAAATCAGGTAATTTGAAAAGCTCTAAACGCTCGTCATTAGGACAGTTTTCTCTAATTCCGTTTGCCACATGAACTAAAGTATCTAATCCAACAACATCAACAGTTCTAAAAGTTGCAGACTTAGGGCGGCCAATTACTGGTCCTGATAATTTATCTACTTCTTCTATGGTTAAATCTAATTCTTTAACCGCGTGAAATAAACTTTGGATGCTAAATATACCAACTCTGTTTCCAATAAAAGCAGGCGTGTCTTTTGCAACTACAGATGTTTTTCCAAGGAATTTCTCACCATATTCATTTAAAAAATCTAAAACAGAAGCATCTGTTTTGGGTCCAGGAATTATTTCGAATAACTTTAAGTAACGAGCGGGATTAAAGAAGTGGGTTCCACAGAAATGTTTCTGGAAATCTTCACTACGTCCATCACTCATAAATTTAATAGGAATACCAGAAGTATTAGAAGTAATTAATGTGCCTGGAGTTCTATATTTTTCTAAGTTTTCGAACACCATTTTCTTGATGTCTAGTCTTTCAACTACAACTTCCATAATCCAATCTACATCTGCAACTTTAGCAATATCGTCTTCTAAGTTACCTGTAGTAATGCGACTTGCAAAAGATTGACTATAAATAGGAGAAGGTTTAGATTTTAAGGATGCCGTTAGAGCATCGTTAACCAATCTGTTTCTTACAACTTTGTCTTCTAAAGTCAACCCCTTAGCTTTTTCTTTGTCGTTTAGTTCTCTAGGAACAATGTCTAACAATAATACATCTACGCCAATATTGGCAAAATGACATGCAATACCAGATCCCATTATACCAGAACCAATAACAGCTACTTTTTTAATATGCCTTTTGTTCATTTGTTAACTATTTTAAATCGCTTTACGTTTATTTTCATTGAAAATGTCACGTTCTGCTATTAATTGATTTATTTTTTCAGTTACTTCAAAAAAGTTATTTAACTTTTCTTCATCTAATTCCTCTTTAACTTTTTCGTTAAAAGCGATAACTGACGCTCTAGAAACTTTTCTCATTTCCTTTCCATAGTCAGTCAATTTTATAAGAACACTCCTACCGTCTTCGGGATGTTTTTCTCTAAAAATAGCACCTTTGTCTTCCATCGTTTTTAAAATTCTAGACAAACTCGTAGGTTCCATTCCCATTAATGGACCGAGTGCCGTAGAAGGTGTTCCATTTTCATAATCGATATTTAACAAAACAAATGCTGTAGACATTGTACTGCCATGTTTTGCGGCCTGTTCATTGTACATTTTTGCAACTGCTTGCCAGGTTGCTCTTAAGGCGTGATCGATCGTCGTTTCTTTTTGCATATTACAAATATAACAAAAAAATACTATGCACGCATAATAAAATTGTAAATTTAAAAATAATAGTAATTTATTCAATAAGTTGTACTTTTGAAGTCTACACCTTATTTGTATATGTTTAGTTATTTAAGAAAGAATGAATATAAAATAATGTTCTATAGGTTATTACTAGCCTATTTTTTTTATTTCATTGCTAGGGTTTTATTCTATTTTTACAATAGTGACTTATTAGGAATTGATACCGTTTATGATTTTTTTAGATTGTCATATTATGGTCTTGCATTTGATACTGCAGCTATATTATATGTAAATGCTTTGTTCATAGTGCTATCGTTGTTGCCTCTTAAAGTAAACACTAAAAAATGGTATCAAAAATTATTATTTTTAATTTATTTCACCTTTAATCTAGTCGCATATGCCATTAATTTTATAGACTTTATATATTATAGGTTTACGTTTAGCCGAACGACCAAAGCTGTTTTTGAAACATTAGAAAATGAATCGAATAAATCGAGTATGTTTTTTCGATTTTTAGCCAATTATTGGCATGTATACCTGCTGTTTTTTATTGCTGCGGCCTTGTGGGTTTTCCTTTACAATAAAGTGAAATTAAATACAAAAAGGTATCAGAAAAGTAACTTGAGTTATTTTTTATCTTCAACCCTAGTGTTTGTTTTTTTAGTTATCATGATGATAGGAGCTATCCGTGGAGGTGATTTTAAGAAAAGTACTCGGCCAATAAATTTAGTAGATGCGAGTAGGCATGTTACTAAACTACAACAAGCCGATTTTGTATTAAACTCTCCATTTGCTTTTATAAGAACGTTTAATACAATTAACATAAAGAAAGTAAAATATCAGGTTGATCCTAATGCTGTTGAAAAGTATTTTAAACCTGTAAAGCAGTATAAAAACAACCCGAAAACGTCACCTAACATTGTGGTGTTTATAGTAGAAAGTTATGGACGAGAATATTGGAAAGCCTTTAATAAAGATACGAAAATTCCAAATTTTAAAAGTTATACGCCTTTCTTAGATTCTCTGGCGGAGCACAGTCTTGTTTTTACCAATGCCTTTGCAAATGGAAGAAAATCCATTCATGGTATGTCATCAGTAATAGCAGGTATTCCTTCTTTTGAACACGCGTTTACCTCTTCTCCATACGCCAATCAGAAAATAGAATCGTTAGTCTCTACATTAAAAGAACGTAATTATGATACTTCTTTTTTTCATGGGGCACCCAATGGGTCTATGGGGTTTTTAGGTTTTGGTAATATTTTAGGTTTTGACCATTATTATGGGATGACAGAATATGCAAATGATGAAGATGATGATGGCTTTTGGGGTATATGGGATGAGGAGTTTATGCAATTCACCAAAGAGGTTTTAGATACTAAAAAGGAACCGTTTTTTGCTTCACTTTTTACGCTTACTTCACATGAGCCATTTCTACCACCAGAAAAATATAAAGATAAATTTCCTAAAGGCGATATCCCCATCCATCAAGTTGTAGGGTATACTGATTATGCATTTAAAAAGTTTTTTGAAGCAGCTAAAAAAGAACCTTGGTTTAATAATACTATTTTTATTCTAACAGCTGATCATACCAATCAATCCTTTTATAAGGATGAGTATTACAAAATTATCAATAGAGGAGCCGTGCCTATTTTAATTTATAAGCCAGATAGTACTCTTGTTGGTGTAGATACAAAATTGGCTCAACAAATAGATATTTATCCTACAGTGTTAGATGCTATTGGTTATGATAAACCATTTAGAAGTTGGGGAAGAAGTTTATTAAGCGAACCTGAAATTGAACCT
The nucleotide sequence above comes from Aureibaculum algae. Encoded proteins:
- a CDS encoding MarR family winged helix-turn-helix transcriptional regulator; its protein translation is MQKETTIDHALRATWQAVAKMYNEQAAKHGSTMSTAFVLLNIDYENGTPSTALGPLMGMEPTSLSRILKTMEDKGAIFREKHPEDGRSVLIKLTDYGKEMRKVSRASVIAFNEKVKEELDEEKLNNFFEVTEKINQLIAERDIFNENKRKAI
- a CDS encoding LTA synthase family protein, coding for MFSYLRKNEYKIMFYRLLLAYFFYFIARVLFYFYNSDLLGIDTVYDFFRLSYYGLAFDTAAILYVNALFIVLSLLPLKVNTKKWYQKLLFLIYFTFNLVAYAINFIDFIYYRFTFSRTTKAVFETLENESNKSSMFFRFLANYWHVYLLFFIAAALWVFLYNKVKLNTKRYQKSNLSYFLSSTLVFVFLVIMMIGAIRGGDFKKSTRPINLVDASRHVTKLQQADFVLNSPFAFIRTFNTINIKKVKYQVDPNAVEKYFKPVKQYKNNPKTSPNIVVFIVESYGREYWKAFNKDTKIPNFKSYTPFLDSLAEHSLVFTNAFANGRKSIHGMSSVIAGIPSFEHAFTSSPYANQKIESLVSTLKERNYDTSFFHGAPNGSMGFLGFGNILGFDHYYGMTEYANDEDDDGFWGIWDEEFMQFTKEVLDTKKEPFFASLFTLTSHEPFLPPEKYKDKFPKGDIPIHQVVGYTDYAFKKFFEAAKKEPWFNNTIFILTADHTNQSFYKDEYYKIINRGAVPILIYKPDSTLVGVDTKLAQQIDIYPTVLDAIGYDKPFRSWGRSLLSEPEIEPYVMNYNGTQYQLQRGNLICTFDGEKATGFFSINDKGLVDNLIENRTPEMDEIEEACKAFMKDYFDRIIDKQLTTEN
- a CDS encoding 3-hydroxyacyl-CoA dehydrogenase/enoyl-CoA hydratase family protein; protein product: MNKRHIKKVAVIGSGIMGSGIACHFANIGVDVLLLDIVPRELNDKEKAKGLTLEDKVVRNRLVNDALTASLKSKPSPIYSQSFASRITTGNLEDDIAKVADVDWIMEVVVERLDIKKMVFENLEKYRTPGTLITSNTSGIPIKFMSDGRSEDFQKHFCGTHFFNPARYLKLFEIIPGPKTDASVLDFLNEYGEKFLGKTSVVAKDTPAFIGNRVGIFSIQSLFHAVKELDLTIEEVDKLSGPVIGRPKSATFRTVDVVGLDTLVHVANGIRENCPNDERLELFKLPDFINKMMEKKWLGSKTGQGFYKKTVSAEGQKEILSLDLNTLEYRSAKRAKFATLELTKTIDKVVDRFKVLVKGKDKAGEFYRKSFTALFAYVSNRIPEISDELYKIDDAMKAGFGWEHGPFQIWDAIGVEKGIELMKAEGLKPAAWVNEMIASGNTSFYTVKEGSSYFYDIPTKTQTKIPGQDSFIILDNIRETNEVFKNSGVVVEDLGDGILNCEFQSKMNTIGGDVLAGLNKAIDLAEKDFAGLVIGNQAANFSVGANIGMIFMMAAEQEYDELNMAIKYFQDTMMRMRYSSIPTISAPHGMALGGGCELSLHADKVVAAAETYMGLVEFGVGVIPGGGGSKEMALRASDLFHKGDVQLNVLQEHFLTIGMAKVSTSANEAFDTNLLQKGKDIVVVNKDRQIAVAKQHAKLMADMGYTQPVRRTDVKVLGKQALGMFLVGTDAMEDSNYISEHDHKIANKLAYVMAGGDLSEPTLVSEQYLLDLEREAFLSLCTERKTLERIQHMLTKGKPLRN
- a CDS encoding acetyl-CoA C-acyltransferase, which encodes MKTAYIVKAYRTAVGKAPKGVFRFKRTDELAAETIKYMMKELPNLDKKRIDDVIVGNAMPEGAQGLNMARFISLIGLDSVDVPGVTVNRFCASGVETIGIATAKIQAGMADCIIAGGAESMSSVPMTGFKPELNYDTVKAGHEDYYWGMGNTAEAVAKQFKVSREDQDEFAYNSHMKALRAQAENRFQDQIVPINVEQTYIDANGKKATKSYTVTKDEGPRAGTSKEALAKLRAVFAAGGSVTAGNSSQMSDGAAFVMIMSEDMVKELGLEPIARMVNYAAAGVEPRIMGIGPVKAIPKALKQAGLKQADLELIELNEAFASQSIAVIRELSLNPDIINVNGGAIALGHPLGCTGAKLSVQLFDEMRKRNMKGKYGAVTMCVGTGQGACGIFEFLN